One region of Paralichthys olivaceus isolate ysfri-2021 chromosome 12, ASM2471397v2, whole genome shotgun sequence genomic DNA includes:
- the ap5s1 gene encoding AP-5 complex subunit sigma-1 has translation MVRCFLIHTVCPLSALSAGDSRLLYCRLFAPEDGLLTGQLRELSPEERRLLRMEKAAVVARQVRSAVSLSRDASGRPPMEALPGEEALALQEASSGVVRLRAGDPFSEEMSALWLAVQSLGFTLVCEPHENLLLAEGTLRNLTRHCLEHLHMLGQGSEVLLRSNRIDALLSRLLPHGQLLFLNHRFAQSLEKDVAAYMAK, from the exons ATGGTTCGATGCTTCCTCATCCACACCGTGTGTCCGCTCTCTGCGCTCTCTGCCGGGGACAGCAGGCTTCTCTACTGCCGCCTCTTCGCCCCGGAGGACGGACTCCTCACCGGGCAGCTCCGGGAGCTCAGCCCGGAGGAGAGGCGCCTTCTGCGGATGGAGAAGGCCGCGGTGGTGGCGAG GCAGGTGAGGAGCGCTGTGTCTCTGTCCCGGGACGCCTCAGGGCGGCCGCCGATGGAGGCGCTGCCCGGTGAGGAGGCTCTGGCCCTGCAGGAGGCCAGCAGCGGTGTGGTGCGTCTGAGAGCCGGGGACCCTTTCTCTGAGGAAATGAGCGCTCTGTGGCTGGCTGTCCAGAGTCTGGGCTTCACGCTGGTTTGCGAGCCCCACGAGAACCTGCTGCTGGCTGAGGGAACCCTCCGCAACCTGACCCGACACTGCCTGGAGCACCTGCACATGCTGGGGCAGGGGAGCGAG GTCCTGCTGAGGAGCAACCGCATCGACGCTCTGCTCAGCCGCCTGCTTCCCCACGgccagctcctcttcctcaaccACCGCTTCGCCCAGAGTCTGGAGAAGGACGTCGCAGCCTACATGGCCAAGTGA